The Syntrophaceae bacterium genomic sequence TTTGAAAAAATGTACTACCTGTACCTGGAGCCGCTGAACGGGGAGGAGGTCACCCATGAGTGGCAGGCCTCGATTGGATTCAAGGGGATCCTGAACGGACGGTTCGAGGCCCTCTTCAGCGAAGAAATCGCTACGGCGATGGTGGAGAACAGCCTGGTTCTGGACGGGGAAGAGGTGACGGACGCCCTGCGGGATGACTGCCTCAAGGAGTGTGTCAACATGATCTGCGGGAGCTTTCTCCGGCTGGTGGATTCCGACCGCATTGCGCATCTCTCGCTGCCGTCCTGCAGCAAAACCAAGACGGCGCTTCCGCCGGGAACGGGGGAGGAAGCCGGCAAGATCCTTCTCCGGTTCGAGGTCGACGGGATGCCGGTTGCATTCAGGGCAGAGATTGAATGAGGAATTGATAGAAAGGGGCATCTTATATGGATAAAGGATTGAAGCTTCTGATTGTCGATGATTTTGCCACCATGAGAAAGGTGATTCGCAACATCCTCAAGCAGCTCGGGTACGAGAACATTGTCGAAGCGGAAGACGGATCGATCGCACTCCGAGTGCTCAAGTCCCAGAAGATCGATCTGATCATCAGCGACTGGAACATGCCCAACATGACCGGCCTGGAACTCCTCAAGGCCGTCCGTGCCGACGAAGAGCTCAAGGCCACGCCATTTCTCATGGTCACGGCCGAGGCCCTGCAGGAAAACGTCGTCGCGGCCGTCAAGGCGGGAGTGAGCAATTACATCGTGAAACCGTTCACGGCGGAAGCAATGAACGAAAAGCTTCAGAAAATCCTGGGATAAAAAGTATACAATCCCCGGGCAGGGAGAGACTTATGGACGTTCGCTTTATCAATGCATTTCTGGCCGGCACCACGGATGTTCTCAAGATGATGGCTTTCGTAGATCCCAGGCCGGGGAAGGCCTTTCTGAAAAAGGACAATGCGGCCAAAGGGGATGTCTCCGGCGTCATCGGCCTCACCGGCGCGGCCCGTGGTTCGCTGGCCCTCACGTTCAGCGAGTCCTGCATCCTGAAGGTGGTTTCGAACATGCTGGGGGAGGAACAGACCTCCATCAACGGCGACGTCAAGGACGCCGTGGGGGAACTGACCAACATGGTCTCGGGTTCCGCCCGCAAGAAGCTGGAGTCGGAGGGCCTGAGCGTCACGGCGGCCATTCCCACGGTTGTGTCGGGCGGCGGGCATTCCATCCGGCATGTTCTCGGCGGTCCATCCATCATCATCCCCTTCGAGACGGACGACGGTCCCTTTTTTGTCGACGTTTGTCTGATCCTCGCCAACGGGTCCTGAAGCGGGTTCCCTCATGGACGGCTCCAGACCGGCGAAAGAGATGAAACGTTCACCGGCGGTGGGCATGCAAAACCAGCGGAACGGCATTGTCCGTGAACACCCGGAGCGTTCACGATCCCCACGACCAGTGACCATATCCGGCCCGGCACATACGATCGGGAAAAGGCCCTTCAGCGGGAAAGGGCCGGAAAGCGGGACATCTCCAGCCGGGGCACGACCGTAATTCAAGTGTCGGAGGATCCGTCATGACGAGACGGAAAACGCCCCTGCAGTTTCAGTCCTTTTTCCAACAACCCCGCGTGTCCGGTGAGGACGCTGTCCATCGTCCGGCCCTCCTCCTCCATCATCTGACGAACAGCGTCCTTGCGTTGTCCCTGCTTTCCCTCCTGATCGTCATTCCCTTTTTCTACGTCCGGAAAGAAATCGGCGCCGCATGTGCCGTTGCGGTCGTCATCGTCACCCTTGTCTGCCGGTATCTCCTGCATGGGGAATCCGTCCGCGGGAGCGCCGCCCTTTTCCTGTCTTTTCTCTGGATCGTGTTCTTTCTGGCCATTGTCTCCGGAAAAGGCCTTGGAGACGCGAATATCGCGATCATCATCGCCCTGATTGTAATGTCGGGACTGCTCCTGGGGCAGCGCATCGCCCTGGGGACGGCGGCCGTTTCGATCGTGGCCTTCCTGGGCCTGGCGCTGCTGGAAGGAAGCCATGTCCTGCCTCTGAACTTTTTCCCCCAGCCTCCGCTGGCGAAGTGGAGCCAGTACGCTCTGGCAATCGTGATCATCGTGCTCATGCTGAACCATGCCCTCAGAGCCCTGGATCGATCCCTCCAGTCGGCCCGACGGCAGAGTCAGGACCGCCAGGCGGCACTCGATTCGCTGCGGGAGAGCCAGGAGCTGCTCAGCCGCATCGTAAATGCCAT encodes the following:
- a CDS encoding chemotaxis protein CheY, with translation MDKGLKLLIVDDFATMRKVIRNILKQLGYENIVEAEDGSIALRVLKSQKIDLIISDWNMPNMTGLELLKAVRADEELKATPFLMVTAEALQENVVAAVKAGVSNYIVKPFTAEAMNEKLQKILG
- a CDS encoding chemotaxis protein CheX, translated to MDVRFINAFLAGTTDVLKMMAFVDPRPGKAFLKKDNAAKGDVSGVIGLTGAARGSLALTFSESCILKVVSNMLGEEQTSINGDVKDAVGELTNMVSGSARKKLESEGLSVTAAIPTVVSGGGHSIRHVLGGPSIIIPFETDDGPFFVDVCLILANGS